In the genome of Diabrotica undecimpunctata isolate CICGRU chromosome 2, icDiaUnde3, whole genome shotgun sequence, the window TAGCCATACGGACAAAGACAGCTATGTTAGCCTTAAGAATCGGAGCTTTACgaagttttaaagttttaattgaAATAGGACCGGCAAAATCCACACCAAAGTTCTCAAAAGGTCCACAAGAAGAGACCCTTGCTCTTGACAAATCTGCCATTACTTGATGAGCGGTTTGAGCTTTAAATCTGTAACAAAGGATACATCTTCGAATTGTCCTTTTAGTTTCTCTAAGTCCATCTAGGGGCCAGAATTGTAATCGGATATTAGACAAAACAGTTTGGGCTCCTGCATGTCCAAGACGATTGTGTTCGTGTTTAATCAGTAGTTTAACTGCATGATGCTTGGATGGTAATAAACGAGGGTTCTTTTTATGAATGGGAATATATATGTTTTGGAATCTACCACCTATACATAATTCTTCTTGAGAATTAAAAAATGGGCTTAGTGATAAAATGTGTTTGTTCGAGAGGGGTCTGCCAGAGTTTAGATCAGCAATTTCTTGTGAAAAAGATTGAGTTTGGATAATTTTTATTATAGAAACAAGGGCTTGATCCAATTCCGTAACTGAAAGGAAACCAAATAGTTTGATTGATGTGGCTCTAATATTCTGGATAAATCTTTGAAGATATGCAAAAGAATGAAGTAGTCttgaaaatttagaaaatttttCAAATACTTCTTGCCAGAATATGTCTTGCATTGTTTTCTGAGAATGCGTACTCACAAGGGTTGTTTTTCTTTCTTCTATAATTTGAGAAGGTTGAGTTTCATGATTATGTTCTAATAAATTAAAACTGGAGTATGAGAGAAAAGACCACCATAAAGTTCCACCATAATTTGGAGTTTATCAGTTGGTCTGCTAACATTCCACGGGACGGAATATCATCTGGGTTGTCTGAAGATTTGACATATCTCCATTGACAATTTTTTGACAGAATTTGAATTTTAGAAACTCTATTTGAAAGAAATGTTGTCCAACGAGAAGGGTGAGATCTGATCCAATACAAAGCAATTTCTGAATCAGACCACAAGTTTATAGATTCAAAAGACAGCTGGTTTTCAAAAATTGCACAgagtttatttattaattgagCAGAAGGTTTTAATTGGGGTTACTCTTGATTTAGATGTGAGTAAAATAGAGGAGACAGAGTTGTCACTATATACGGTTCTTAGATAAACAAGGCAGCATATGCTTTGATACCGTCAGCGAAACCATGTACATATTTGAACATACTTAACAAATTTGTCAAGAAATGTACACTTCGAAATTTTTAATAACTTCAGTTTGAGAAAACATTTAATAAACTTATTCCAATCGTGAAAAAACGAAGCATTTAATGGTTCATCCCAATGTACCTTTATCAACCATAATTGTTGCATTAAGAGTTTCCCTATTACAACCAATGGGCTAATTGTACCAAGAGGATCGTACGTGCTTGCAAGAATAGAAACAGCCTTTCGTTTTGTGAGTGCAGTTTCGGGATTTATTTCAGGAAATAAAACAGACAAAGTATCAAAGATTTGATCCCAAGATATGACTAAGATCTTGTTTGGGGACACAGACAAAAATTGTAAGGTTCTTTAGATTGGGTTTCTTTGCATAGGTTTAAAAATTGAGAGGAATTAGAGTGCCATTTGTGTAACTGAAATTCAGCGTTGCCAAGTAGTGAGTTGGTGATTCCAAATCTTTAAGGGAGTTAACACCATCATAATATGTCATCCATATACGTATGATTTAATATTACGTTTTTCGCCATAGGGTAATTTTTACTACCTCTAGTAGCCATTTCATTGAGAGTACGAGTAGCTTCATAGGAAGCCCAATTAGTGCCATAGGTAACCGTCAAAAGCTCTATGCAACTAAGAGGCTTGTCGGGAGAGTCTCGCCAGAGAAtattttgcaaaaatgtttgcgcAGGGTTTATCATAATCTGCCTATACATTTTCTCTGTATATCTGCAGTAAACACATATTTGTACTGCCGAAATCTAACCAGAATATCAAACAGTTCAGGCTGTACAGTGTAGCCTTTAGAGGTTATGTCATTATGGAAGTAACCAGTAGTAGTTTTACTAGAAGCGTCCAAAACTACTCTTAGTTTTGTTGAAGCAGATTGgctaaattcaaaaaatattccaTTCGCAAATTCGCTTCTTAAAGTGCAACTATTAGCCATTGTCAAGCAAGAAACTTTATGGTAAATATATAGTTGACGAAATGACTAAAAGCCAAATCAAAATTTGCGACAATTATTTAACGAGGCTCAAACATAATTCCACAAAAATGGgaaaaatgcattaaaaatgaACTTATTTTTTGCCTTTGTCCTTTTTTATATATGTCCTTATTGCTCTGATTAAATGTTAATATTcgctatatatttttttctgtatgtTGATAGCAAGATTAACAATGAAGGTGGATTTACAAACTAAATAGTTTAACAgaacttaaaaaactttacaaattcgtTTAAAACATGAGGCATTTTCTGTTTATTTATTTTCGATGAATCTTTCTACGAAACTGtagtttttacatatttaaagttAATAACGTATCATTATGGAAGCACGAAAGTGATGGTTTGAATCCCATTGTCCTTTTACTAAAAACAGTTGTTAAAACCGCTGCTGATATCTTCTAGCTCTAAAAAAATATCGCGTGTCTGATCGTAAAACCACCAATCATTCCTCACCTCTAGTCACACACAACACACGAAAGTTCACACTAAGAGAATGTTCATACTTAAATTATTACCACAAAGCCTTTTAGTGCAATTTCGTGATTTTTGACGGCAGTTTGACAGCAAAATAATGGTCACCGTTGTGGTGTCAATTAGAGTCTAAAACGCATCTGTTATAAAATGGACGTGTCGTAATAATAATGATTAGGTACAGATTGAAGTTGGAATcggcaaaaaatttttatttaaccccattaactgtaaatatacaataaaataagatAAGTTAGACGCAGAGAATTATAAATATAAGATACAAATATAAAAGGCcttttacaaaatattaaattgtgGCTTGTTAATGTAGATTGTAATTTGTAAATTAATTATTTGACCTTTTCACACTGCGATCTTAACAACAGTCATTTTTGTAGGCATTATAGGTACATATCTATATTTTGGGCTCTAACGTGTGCTATTGAATTTCTTTTATTTCGAGGCTGTGCTTTAAAGGTACTTTAACAGGTCGTCATCattatctttggctcgacaatcctttgtggatCCTGACCTGCTCCAAGTTGCcttattctgatttttaataCCTCTAAGGCTTATTTCGCACCAAGAGAGTCCAGTCCAGTCACGTCCAATCCAGTCATACGCTCGAAGATTCATCCAGCTGCGTTAATACGAAAGTAAAGCAAATGCGTATGTTTGGTTTCACACTAACCCAATCACATCCAATCGAATCGAGTCGCGTCGAGTCAAGACTCTTCATGATTCGACAGGTAGAATGTTTACATCAGTCTTGTTCAGTCACTGATATCTGACAATATGAGTGCAATATCATTAACACCAACCGGAAGAAAAAgcagaggccgaccgcgaattagatGGTCAGAGGGAGGTGACACTGACTTAGGGATATTAAAGATCAGAAGACGGCAATACTTTACAGAAACCTAACAGAATGTCGACAAAccttagagcaggccaggatccacagaggattatcgagccaaagatgatgatgataatggcTGTTATCTGGTTCTTCGATATGATAGCCATTACATTTTGCAACGAAAAATTCAACCCATTGGTATTAACCCATACTCCGTATCATTTAGGATCCTTACAGCTCCCTATTCTTCTTTATCCCTATGTCCCTCTTCATCCTTAATTAAAACGAATCAGAAatcaaacgaatactttagttagacaaataaaaagggaacactgacagagcttctcaaaacagacgGAACACAaagagaaatatggagaatgatcaaagcacaaagaaaagagataaaagaACTAATAGAAACGAAACTCATTCTAAGGAAACATgagtagactactttcgatccctatttgctaaaagtgacgataatgaaccaccaacaccagaggtgacgacaaacatagaaataaatattgaggagggaGAGGTAagggaagcattaaggaaattaaaaaatagaaaatcaccaggagaagacagaataccgaacgaactgaTAAAAAAACGGAGGAACAGATCTTAATAAACAACTATTataactaatccaaaaaataatagaacaaaattcgtcaagaatggagatcaagcatcctaatacctctttgcaaaaagggagacaaatcggacgcgaaaaattacagaggaattaatttattaaatacaacactaaaattaacaaccaaagtgataacaaataaactgaatgaaattataacactagcagaagaacaacaaggttttaggtcgggagaagtgcaagagaaatcattagaatacaacaaaccggcatatctatgtttcgtggaccttaagatgGCATttaaccgggtcaaattaaaagacgttatccacttactatacgcaagagagatacctctaggaataatcaaaacgatcgaaaatatctaccaatacAGCACAatgaaagtaaaagtagaagaagaactaaccgaccctattgaagctggcaatgggataagacagggagattccctgagtcctttattgttcaacctgattatggacgaaataataaaaaaagtaagaactaaaaagggataccaaatgggaaaaaaacaacttaaaataatctgctatgcacaCGACGCagtactactctctcaaagtgaagatgatttacaacacatgctgcaccaattcaatataaccgccagaaaatttaacatgttaatttccccaaaaaagacaaaatccatggttacaacagcaaattaactaagatgtaaattggagctggaaggtcagataatagaataagtaatggagtttaaatatttaggcatgatattatctagctacggaaagctcaaaactaaagtggaagatcaagtgaatagagcaaacagagctgcaggctgcctgaatgaaacaatctggagaaataaaaatatcgggaaagaaacgaaaggcagaatttacaaaacagtcatcagaccagtaatgacatacgcggcagaaacaagacctgacacagagagaacaaaaagtaTGTTAGAAATAGTAGAGTAGAAGCACTTAGAATAATTGATGGtgagacactatgggacagagctagaagtacagatatacgacgtagatgcaaggtggagaacatcaagaaccgggtaagaaatagaagagtagaatgaaacgatcatataagccgaatgacaacaaatagagtagtacaAACGAAAAGAGACGGTtttccaataggaagacgatcagtagaaagaccacgaaaacgatggaacgacaacttactggagacacaatgaaaaacagagtcatgtctatataaaaagaagaagaagaagaagaagatccttaATTTTATGTTTGTAGATGTTTAGATTCGCAATAACTATCTTATCATTAAACGCTTCccaatttgttattttgttttttagttttagttcAATAAGTATAGATGTCCTGATCGAAAATCTAGGGAAGCTCATGAAGAGGTTTGCCCAAGAAATTGTCACAAATAAGCAGCAGTTAATTGAGAGACTCATTGCTACCTAgagataagataaaataaaagaagactgCCTAAAAAATATTCAAAGCATGCCAAGAAGGATCAAAGCTGTCATCGAAGCAAATGGAGGTCacacgaaatatttaaaaaaattgttagttaaggtcaaagaaaaaaatatttcaaaattttgtaaaagaacgtGTTCCtgatctatttttatattatacacaTATCATTAGATGATTATATccagttttattctttattaaacaccaaaatacaaagttttttgcAGTGATCGTAATAATTTGATGACCCACTGTAAATTACAATAAAGTTATACAAATCTTTATGAAGCACAAGCGTATATTTCGCTATTGAGTAATGTAAATTTGAAATATACAACCCCTTATATGGAAGCTATGGTCACTCTATTATTTTGGTTTTCACTAGATATGGTTTTCTTTTTCATAGTTTGTAATCTCATTTTGATGTTCTGAGGATGTTGGTAACTGTCCAGTGGAAAACGGAATCTTGGATTCTTCCAGTTACTTGTTCGTTAATGTTATTAGGACTTCCCGTGGTTTTACTAAAGATCTTAAGACCgtaaataaaactgtttaatacttctatgtaaacgtaaatgtaaaaatataaaaaaaaacttaattttttgtaataatgaaataaaaataaatgttacaaatatattaatacaTGTTGGTTGTTCAACGTTTTAAAGCAGAATGTCTTTTCCGACAGGAAGGTTGATTTCAGCCAGATATCTTCACCATAAGCCGTGGCGGGACCTGTTATCTTATCTTCGCGACAAGCTATCGCCGGGATCAAATTTGCAAAAGGCGACAGAGGCATCGTCAGGTCATTTAGGTTTTAACAGAGGgaagaaataaatgtttataaggtTTAACAAACAATAAATGCATAAagtgcattttatttaataagaagtTCCTCCACAATTTTGACCCAAGACTACTGGTGTTTTCGTCTACTAGTCAGTCAGGACTATTTTTCTCCAGCCTTGCATTTTTGACGTGTAAATATATTTCTCTCCACCATTATTTGTGCTGCCGCTATATCTATGTCGTGATTTGATTGCCAGTTGATAAATCACCCAAAAAGGGCGAAACAGACCTTGTCTCTACAAGTTGTATCTACGGTAGCTACTTCAATGACTCTTTTCTGTAAAATGGCAAATAATATTGGgcaaaagaattaaaataaatttgttcaGCTTTACACTCGAATGGTCCGAAGTGCATTTCACCGAACAACCGGAGAACTAATTAAGTGCAACAAACAGAATACagagaaattttaattttttgcaatTGATTCACTTTCAAATAATTCGAAACGGAACAATGCAATTTAATAACGAGTGAATCGTGGACAATTCTGTGGTTTCTATCTCGTTTACTTTTATTAGTAAGACAATAAAATAGTAGCCATAAATAACGTTTATTTATGTCCTAACCGCGTATAACGAGGAGATGGATAACGTCAAGCCGGCTAATTTCTAGTTCTTCGAAGGAAAGTTGTGGTTTTAGGAATGAATCAGaacaattataaaacaatttctCGGAAATATTTCGTTAATTGTGTATTCTAGAAGAGAATATAGCTTATTTATGATAAGTTGGTGGTGACTTTATATAATAACAGAATTCAACGTAATTTAAATATCTCAGTAAAGATATAAAAGAAGACTAAGCAATTACGCAGATAAAGAAAAACCAGAATACCGAGTGTATAAGTAATAAGTGGGTTATAGAGCAAATGTTCACGGTAGATTTAACACATACCAGCTATGATGAGCATAAAactaaattgtgtacaattttcatgtattttaaacaagcctatcaAAATAGCCtaacaaaaatccaacaaaagTTCCAAGCTATTAAAGAATTAGAAATATCACGAAATATGGTTGAATTGTTAACAATATTAGAGTTGCCTCCATCTATATATCGtccaaatatacaaatacaaattcAAACAAATTCCATCTTTATTCTATTATAGTCTAAACAAATAAGGATACTTTTTTACCACCAAAAATGAGGTGTTTTAACCAAATATTGCTGCAAATACGATGtgcagaataattttgaattcgaATCCGCTAATGAACTAGCTTTTTTGGTCCTTCAAAGtagaaaaaaagtttaatttctCTTGCTTAATATTTATCGTCTAATAATTTTAACTGTACTAAATATGCAAGTTCAATTAAATACTTAGGGATGATTCTTGACCGTAAATTAACTTGGAAGTTACACATTGACTTCatgttaaatatatgtaataagggattaaatttccttaaatcaatttctaaaacttggtggggagccGATGTAGAAACGGCGTTACTTTTTATCGATCGTACATAAGATGATcaagtagagagatggaaagagcatTTTCAGGAGATGCTAGCTATTCCCAGAGATAACGCAGACGAAATTGTCGAAAACCCGCAGAATATAGACTTGCATATTTCTTGCGAGGCCCCTTCCAAAACGGAGATAATagcagctatcaaatctctgagaaacaacaagtcaccgggaatcgataacattgctgctgaaatacttaaaactgatccgcatctaactgctgaacttttgctccccataatccgagaggtctgggaaacaaaccacattccagcgggctggaaaaaaggtaacattatAAAGCTTCCAAaaaaggcaacctcacactgtgcaaaaattggagaggaataaccttgcttactgtcataaataaaattttcgcgaccatcatactgaaaagaataacaaacaaggttgagtttcgagctaatcaagcaggctttagaccagaatcctcctgcatagaccacattaatactgtgagggtaataatggaacaatcggttgaatggaacacacccctatacatggtttttgttgattttgaacgtgcctttgagCGACAACTtcctgaaggcacattgaaaaacagagtcatgtctacataataagaaaaagaagaaaacgacTATAATAAAAAGCAAATTAATGGAAGTTTTTTACAAGATACAAGATAAACTGACGGTGCGATATCAAGAACTTACAAGAAAAACTTATATATTGGAATAATTACATATCTTAGCTCTTTACTAAGAATAGATCACGGAATTGCGTCTTAACACTTTCGGAAGATGCAGCAAAATAATAGCTGATAAGGTAAAAGCAATTCTAAAGCAGTAGGTTGAGATGAGAGTTAGTCTAAACTTTTAAGAATACTGAATGACAAATGTATAGATGCTTTTGTGGACCTATTCAGTTgtatatatagaactggaataatttGAAAAGAATGGCTCATCTTCACCTTTGTCTTTATTGCAAAGTCCTATTAAATGTAATTTtctaaatttagaaaaactttgaatatagacacagataaactaaaatctaatacagaacaatgtaaaagcaagttaaaacccgcgaaagtattaaatctagataaacttaGCTTAAATTAAATCAATGAAATCATAACAAACGAACTATTAAATGCAAGCTCAGAAGTGGCAACCGCTAACAGTaaacgaaaatccaaaataagtgtagaatcacaaaacctgctgaaacaaagaaaagatcttctgagacaaaacaaaagaggCACTGCAGAATTTAACgaacttaatcgagtaataagaaaacagataaaagaggaccttaaaaaacatcaagaagaccgtatagaacaaatcatagagaaaaaccgaagtctcaaatgcaccaagccgaaactaggaaagaaaaacataataaccattaaaaatgaac includes:
- the LOC140433620 gene encoding uncharacterized protein, with protein sequence MQDIFWQEVFEKFSKFSRLLHSFAYLQRFIQNIRATSIKLFGFLSVTELDQALVSIIKIIQTQSFSQEIADLNSGRPLSNKHILSLSPFFNSQEELCIGGRFQNIYIPIHKKNPRLLPSKHHAVKLLIKHEHNRLGHAGAQTVLSNIRLQFWPLDGLRETKRTIRRCILCYRFKAQTAHQVMADLSRARVSSCGPFENFGVDFAGPISIKTLKLRKAPILKANIAVFVRMATKTVTTTAKT